In Myxococcus stipitatus, the following are encoded in one genomic region:
- a CDS encoding carbamoyl-phosphate synthase has protein sequence MKRHILSRLTAGLAAGTAMLASTQASAVMAKAQVPARGASSRSRRTEGVERLETPQVEAEHVKVEQAVRGRAEERPPVLLFSASFYGTLAAARCFGRHGIDVAVADPGKLGPASWSRFVGRRVQCPPESQPEAFLAWLLDFGRSEPRRHVLYPTSDELAWLVSVHAEALSKYFHLYDPGVEAVYGLLNKRKLFEAGQQAGLTLPRTWFPESEADLESISREARFPVLIKPTTQILYSTHRKGLPVAEPSQLVEEYRAFARDGYAPMLVDFDPAVARPMVQEFHPEAAQGIYSLSGFVDETGEVFEVRGAMKVLQRPRRLGVGVCFESAPVRQDLADGLKRLCQRLGYHGVFEVEFIQTKDDFLLIDFNPRYYGQMGFDIARGLPLPLMAYHAAVGDADSLQDVVAAARAWKGKGEVFCNRIALEMLLNLQRLSGALPVEEARQWRRWLQSHRDVAVDPLIDSDDLVPSAVELAQILYGSARHPRAFLRMMVLNR, from the coding sequence ATGAAACGACACATTCTCTCACGCCTCACCGCCGGGCTTGCCGCGGGCACCGCGATGCTCGCTTCGACGCAGGCCTCCGCCGTCATGGCGAAGGCCCAGGTCCCGGCGCGTGGAGCGTCCTCGCGCTCGCGCAGGACAGAGGGCGTGGAAAGACTGGAGACACCACAGGTGGAGGCAGAACACGTGAAGGTGGAGCAGGCGGTGCGCGGGCGCGCGGAAGAGCGTCCGCCGGTGCTGCTCTTCTCCGCGAGCTTCTATGGCACGCTCGCCGCCGCGCGCTGCTTCGGGCGCCATGGCATCGACGTCGCCGTGGCGGACCCCGGCAAGCTGGGCCCCGCCAGTTGGTCCCGCTTCGTCGGGCGCCGCGTGCAGTGTCCTCCCGAGTCCCAACCCGAGGCCTTCCTCGCGTGGCTGCTGGACTTCGGCCGTTCCGAGCCGCGCCGGCACGTGCTGTACCCGACGAGCGACGAGCTGGCGTGGCTGGTCTCCGTCCACGCCGAGGCGCTCTCCAAGTACTTCCACCTCTATGACCCCGGCGTGGAGGCGGTGTACGGGCTGCTCAACAAGCGCAAGCTCTTCGAGGCGGGCCAGCAGGCCGGCCTGACGCTGCCGCGCACCTGGTTCCCCGAGTCGGAAGCGGACCTGGAGTCCATCTCGCGCGAGGCCCGCTTCCCGGTCCTCATCAAGCCGACGACGCAGATTCTCTACTCCACGCATCGCAAGGGCCTGCCCGTCGCCGAGCCCTCGCAGCTCGTCGAGGAGTACCGCGCCTTCGCGCGCGACGGCTACGCGCCCATGCTGGTGGACTTCGACCCGGCCGTCGCGCGCCCCATGGTGCAGGAGTTCCATCCCGAGGCCGCGCAGGGCATCTACAGCCTGTCGGGCTTCGTGGACGAGACGGGTGAGGTGTTCGAGGTGCGCGGCGCCATGAAGGTGCTCCAGCGTCCGCGCCGGCTGGGCGTGGGCGTGTGCTTCGAGTCCGCGCCCGTGCGTCAGGACCTGGCGGATGGCCTCAAGCGCCTGTGCCAGCGGCTGGGCTATCACGGCGTGTTCGAGGTGGAGTTCATCCAGACGAAGGACGACTTCCTCCTCATCGACTTCAACCCCCGCTACTACGGGCAGATGGGCTTCGACATCGCCCGGGGCCTGCCACTGCCGCTCATGGCCTATCACGCGGCGGTGGGAGACGCGGACTCGCTCCAGGACGTGGTGGCCGCCGCGCGCGCGTGGAAGGGCAAGGGCGAGGTGTTCTGCAACCGCATCGCTCTGGAGATGCTGCTCAACCTCCAGCGCCTGTCGGGCGCGCTCCCCGTGGAAGAAGCCCGGCAGTGGCGCCGCTGGCTGCAGTCGCACCGGGACGTGGCGGTGGACCCGCTCATCGACTCGGATGACCTGGTGCCGTCGGCGGTGGAACTGGCGCAGATTCTCTACGGCTCCGCGCGCCACCCCCGCGCCTTCCTGCGGATGATGGTGCTCAACCGGTAG
- a CDS encoding histidine kinase, with protein sequence MMSSALVAGCLALSLTTSAALPSAQEGQVLVNAEDIPVEVALTEDMRGWRRVSSRQVAEGTGPFWLRTRVDVPPREAGAPTPALALSVLGSWEAWWDGKPLGRNGQVGRTLAEEVPGRVDAQLPLPPELSAPGPHVLTVRVSAHQLGFQPVGTLHHLRVGEAASLARGRMLGLVPALCTLGALVLMALYHLARVRLTRGGLATLLLGLLCLAATALVLLEAWRGLANYPYPMQAVRLRLLATAVLAVAALLPATVHAAFGEPHGWLRWTGLGLGLLSLGFVPGFDDKNSISLSASLVVSTVLVVRAWRRGEPGALGALAGLGFAGTLYLLDPWGFSERGFFLAFGGLLLCLTVVHAQQQRRQQERLESATRSAERLQLELLKRSLQPHFLMNTLGALSEWVETEPAQAVRFIEALGAAYRHLLAVSGERTIPLARELELCRAHLDVMGCRQGTAFHLETEGVDLEAPVPPALLHTLLENAFSHNRYVSPHTFRLQGSLIAEGARPRRCYTFLAPLGTGPRQGGGDGTGSRYLRARLEEAFPGAWRLQDGPTEAGWTTRVEVPA encoded by the coding sequence ATGATGTCGTCCGCCCTCGTCGCGGGATGCCTCGCGCTCTCGCTCACCACCTCGGCGGCCCTGCCCTCCGCGCAAGAGGGACAGGTGCTGGTGAACGCCGAGGATATCCCCGTCGAGGTGGCGCTCACGGAGGACATGCGCGGCTGGCGTCGGGTGTCGAGCCGACAGGTGGCCGAAGGAACTGGCCCCTTCTGGCTGCGCACACGGGTCGACGTGCCCCCGCGTGAAGCCGGGGCCCCTACGCCTGCCCTCGCACTGTCGGTGCTCGGCTCCTGGGAAGCCTGGTGGGATGGCAAGCCGCTGGGCCGCAACGGACAGGTGGGGCGAACACTCGCCGAGGAAGTCCCGGGACGGGTCGATGCCCAGCTCCCGCTTCCGCCGGAGCTCAGCGCGCCGGGCCCTCATGTGTTGACGGTGCGCGTCTCGGCGCACCAGCTCGGATTCCAGCCCGTGGGGACCCTCCACCACCTCCGAGTGGGCGAGGCCGCGTCCCTCGCCCGGGGGAGGATGCTCGGACTGGTGCCAGCCCTTTGCACGCTGGGCGCATTGGTGCTGATGGCGCTCTACCACCTCGCGCGCGTGCGGCTCACCCGCGGCGGGCTCGCCACGTTGCTGCTCGGCCTGCTGTGCCTTGCCGCCACGGCGCTCGTCCTGCTGGAGGCCTGGCGCGGACTCGCCAACTACCCCTATCCGATGCAGGCGGTGCGGCTGCGACTGCTGGCGACGGCCGTGCTGGCGGTGGCGGCGCTGCTGCCCGCGACCGTGCACGCGGCCTTCGGCGAGCCACACGGCTGGCTGCGGTGGACGGGACTCGGGCTGGGGCTGCTCTCGCTCGGCTTCGTTCCGGGCTTCGATGACAAGAACAGCATCTCGCTCAGCGCCTCGCTCGTTGTCTCCACGGTGCTCGTGGTGCGCGCGTGGCGCAGAGGGGAACCAGGGGCGCTGGGCGCGCTGGCGGGGCTCGGCTTCGCCGGAACGCTCTACCTGTTGGACCCCTGGGGCTTCTCCGAGCGCGGCTTCTTCCTCGCCTTCGGAGGACTTTTGCTCTGTCTCACGGTGGTCCATGCCCAGCAGCAGCGCCGCCAGCAGGAGCGCCTGGAGAGTGCGACGCGCTCCGCGGAGCGCCTGCAACTGGAGCTGCTCAAGCGCAGCCTGCAACCGCACTTCTTGATGAACACGCTGGGCGCGCTGAGTGAGTGGGTGGAGACAGAGCCCGCGCAGGCCGTGCGCTTCATCGAGGCCCTTGGCGCGGCGTACCGGCACCTGCTCGCCGTTTCTGGTGAGCGCACCATTCCCCTCGCCCGTGAGCTCGAGCTGTGCCGCGCCCACCTGGACGTCATGGGCTGCCGGCAGGGCACGGCCTTCCACCTCGAGACCGAGGGCGTGGACCTCGAGGCCCCCGTGCCCCCTGCCCTGCTGCACACGCTGCTGGAGAACGCCTTCAGCCACAACCGCTACGTCTCGCCCCACACCTTCCGGCTCCAGGGCAGCCTCATCGCCGAGGGCGCGCGGCCGCGGCGGTGCTACACCTTCCTCGCCCCCCTGGGCACAGGCCCTCGCCAAGGGGGCGGGGACGGCACCGGCTCGCGCTACCTGCGCGCGCGCTTGGAGGAAGCCTTTCCCGGTGCGTGGAGGCTCCAAGACGGGCCCACCGAGGCGGGGTGGACGACGCGGGTCGAGGTCCCGGCGTGA
- a CDS encoding glutamine--tRNA ligase/YqeY domain fusion protein, producing MTTTNETQGLNFLQEIIEEDRRTGKHGGRVLTRFPPEPNGYLHIGHAKSICLNFGLAKQYGGLCNLRFDDTNPVTEDTDYVESIQRDVKWLGFDWEDRKYFASDYFPKLYDFAVELIKQGKAYVCSLSPDEIREYRGDFTTPGRDSPYRNRSVEENLDLFARMRAGEFPDSKHTLRAKIDMASPNPVLRDPPIYRIRHAHHHRTGDAWPIYPLYDFAHCLSDALEGITHSVCTLEFENRRVLYDWIVDSLIKGDRPYQYEFNRLNLNYTVMSKRKLLKLVTEKYVSGWDDPRMMTISGLRRRGFTPASIRDFATRAGVSKTQQLIDMGVLELCIREDLNETAPRAMAVLRPLKVVVENYPEGQVEMLEVQNHPQKPEMGTRQVPFMRELFIEADDFMEVPAKGFFRLAPGKEVRLRSAYFITCKEVIKDAEGKVVELRCTYDPATKGGDSPDGRKVKGTLHWAPGNAATAEVRLYDRLFSVESPDSDDAKDFTTFLNPNSLEVITNARVEPMLANAAAETRFQFERLGYFYVDPKDSQPGRPVFNRTVTLKDSWVKEQGKGK from the coding sequence ATGACGACGACGAACGAAACGCAGGGCCTGAACTTCCTCCAGGAGATCATCGAGGAAGACCGGCGCACGGGGAAGCACGGCGGTCGTGTGCTCACCCGCTTCCCGCCCGAGCCCAACGGCTACCTCCACATTGGTCACGCCAAGTCCATCTGCCTGAACTTCGGGCTGGCGAAGCAATACGGTGGCCTGTGCAACCTGCGCTTCGACGACACCAATCCCGTCACGGAGGACACGGACTATGTCGAGTCCATCCAGCGCGACGTGAAGTGGCTGGGCTTCGACTGGGAGGACCGCAAGTACTTCGCGTCCGACTACTTCCCGAAGCTCTATGACTTCGCGGTGGAGCTCATCAAGCAGGGCAAGGCGTACGTGTGCAGCCTGTCCCCGGACGAGATTCGCGAGTACCGCGGCGACTTCACCACGCCGGGCCGCGACAGCCCCTACCGCAACCGCTCCGTGGAGGAGAACCTGGACCTCTTCGCGCGGATGCGCGCCGGAGAGTTCCCGGACAGCAAGCACACGCTGCGCGCGAAGATTGACATGGCGTCGCCCAACCCCGTGTTGCGCGACCCGCCCATCTACCGCATCCGTCACGCGCACCACCACCGCACGGGGGACGCGTGGCCCATCTACCCGCTCTATGACTTCGCGCATTGTCTGTCGGACGCGCTCGAGGGCATCACCCACTCCGTCTGCACGCTGGAGTTCGAGAACCGGCGGGTGCTGTATGACTGGATTGTCGACAGCCTCATCAAGGGCGACCGGCCGTACCAGTACGAGTTCAACCGGCTGAACCTCAACTACACGGTGATGAGCAAGCGCAAGCTGCTCAAGCTCGTCACCGAGAAGTATGTCTCGGGTTGGGATGACCCTCGGATGATGACCATCAGCGGGTTGCGCCGCCGGGGCTTCACGCCGGCGTCCATCCGCGACTTCGCCACGCGCGCGGGCGTCAGCAAGACGCAGCAGCTCATCGACATGGGGGTGCTGGAGTTGTGCATCCGCGAGGACCTCAACGAGACGGCGCCCCGTGCGATGGCGGTGCTGCGTCCGCTGAAGGTCGTGGTGGAGAACTACCCGGAAGGGCAGGTGGAGATGCTGGAGGTGCAGAACCACCCGCAGAAGCCGGAGATGGGCACGCGCCAGGTGCCGTTCATGCGCGAGCTGTTCATCGAGGCGGACGACTTCATGGAGGTCCCCGCGAAGGGCTTCTTCCGGTTGGCGCCGGGCAAGGAGGTGCGCCTGCGCTCGGCGTACTTCATCACCTGCAAGGAGGTCATCAAGGACGCGGAGGGCAAGGTGGTGGAGCTGCGCTGCACCTATGACCCCGCGACGAAGGGCGGAGATTCGCCCGACGGCCGCAAGGTGAAGGGCACGCTGCACTGGGCGCCGGGCAACGCGGCCACCGCCGAGGTGCGGCTGTATGACCGGCTGTTCTCCGTGGAGAGCCCGGACTCGGATGACGCGAAGGACTTCACCACCTTCCTCAATCCGAACAGCCTGGAGGTCATCACGAACGCGCGCGTGGAGCCGATGCTGGCGAACGCCGCGGCGGAGACGCGCTTCCAGTTCGAGCGGCTGGGCTACTTCTACGTGGACCCGAAGGACTCGCAGCCGGGCCGCCCTGTCTTCAATCGCACCGTCACCCTGAAGGACTCGTGGGTGAAGGAGCAGGGCAAGGGCAAGTAG
- a CDS encoding LytTR family DNA-binding domain-containing protein: MRLLIVEDEPLAARRLARLCEQRLGPGAPPPRVCASLDEARAMLAEHGVDVLLLDLNLSGEDGFALLAEAAAGAFQTVVVSANTDQALRAFELGVLDFVPKPYTPERLALALSRVGSRAATPMRTLAVRKGGGVVLVPLDSVAYIQGAGDYAELVLREGGTELSEKSLERLEQLLPADFLRIHRSYLVRVTDIRELVSSEGSRASVELRDGSRLPVGRSRLGVLRKRLEA; this comes from the coding sequence GTGAGGCTGCTCATCGTGGAGGACGAACCGTTGGCGGCGCGCCGCCTCGCCCGGCTGTGCGAGCAGAGGCTGGGACCCGGCGCCCCGCCTCCGCGCGTGTGCGCGAGTCTGGACGAGGCACGCGCGATGCTGGCCGAGCACGGCGTGGACGTGCTGCTGCTGGACCTGAACCTCTCGGGCGAGGACGGCTTCGCGCTGCTCGCGGAGGCGGCCGCTGGCGCATTCCAGACGGTGGTGGTCTCCGCGAACACCGACCAGGCGCTGCGGGCCTTCGAACTGGGAGTGCTGGACTTCGTGCCCAAGCCGTACACACCGGAGCGGCTCGCCCTCGCGCTCAGCCGCGTGGGAAGCCGCGCGGCCACGCCCATGCGAACCCTCGCGGTGAGGAAAGGCGGAGGCGTGGTCCTCGTGCCCTTGGACTCCGTCGCGTACATCCAGGGCGCTGGCGACTACGCGGAGCTGGTCCTGCGCGAAGGTGGCACCGAGCTGAGTGAGAAGAGCCTGGAGCGGCTCGAGCAACTGCTCCCCGCCGACTTCCTCCGCATCCACCGCTCCTATCTCGTCCGCGTGACGGATATCCGCGAGCTCGTCTCCTCGGAGGGCTCACGCGCCTCGGTGGAACTGCGGGATGGCTCCCGACTGCCGGTGGGACGCAGCCGGCTCGGCGTGCTGCGCAAGCGGCTGGAGGCGTAG
- a CDS encoding alpha/beta hydrolase, which produces MLAWRGHRIGQGLLHPPHVPVERPVATEELAGLEDVSFTSAEGLALRGWYVPSRNRAAVVLVHGFAGNRAQLLFEARALARAGYGVLLFDLRAHGESGGDRVTWGDGERRDVEAALDFVSRRPDVDPARLGLFGFSMGGTTSLLVAEADSRVKAVAAAGAYPALEADVYSGYGRWGALSAEPVLWTLRGAGVDVDAVRPIDGMCRLQGRPLLLVNGDVDPDAPSKLQASLFRAACEPKALWVVPGAGHGEYSRVAPEEYARRLREHFDRALLGAS; this is translated from the coding sequence GTGTTGGCCTGGCGCGGCCATCGCATCGGCCAGGGGTTGCTGCATCCGCCCCACGTGCCGGTGGAGCGGCCCGTCGCGACGGAGGAACTCGCGGGGCTGGAGGACGTGAGCTTCACGAGCGCGGAGGGGCTGGCGCTGCGCGGCTGGTATGTGCCGTCGCGCAATCGCGCCGCGGTGGTGCTGGTGCACGGCTTCGCGGGCAACCGCGCGCAGCTCCTGTTCGAGGCACGCGCGCTGGCCCGCGCCGGCTACGGCGTGCTGCTGTTCGACTTGCGCGCGCATGGGGAGAGCGGCGGAGACCGCGTGACGTGGGGCGATGGCGAGCGGCGGGACGTGGAGGCCGCGCTGGACTTCGTGTCACGTCGTCCGGACGTGGACCCGGCGCGGCTGGGGCTGTTCGGCTTCTCCATGGGCGGCACCACCTCGCTGCTGGTGGCGGAGGCGGACTCACGCGTGAAGGCCGTGGCCGCGGCGGGGGCGTATCCCGCGCTGGAGGCGGACGTGTACTCCGGCTATGGCCGCTGGGGCGCGCTGAGCGCGGAGCCGGTGCTGTGGACGCTGCGCGGCGCGGGCGTGGACGTGGACGCGGTGCGGCCCATCGACGGCATGTGCCGGTTGCAGGGGCGGCCGCTCCTGCTCGTCAACGGCGACGTGGACCCGGACGCGCCATCCAAGCTCCAGGCCAGCCTCTTCCGCGCCGCGTGTGAGCCCAAGGCCCTGTGGGTCGTCCCCGGCGCGGGCCATGGCGAGTACTCGCGCGTGGCCCCGGAGGAATACGCGCGCCGCCTGCGCGAGCACTTCGACCGGGCCCTGCTCGGCGCGAGCTGA
- a CDS encoding arginyltransferase, producing the protein MARLMAHEVEAPRPCSYLPEREASLENLVMRDVSPEEYEHLLVRGWRRFGPVYFRPACAACHECVSLRVPVDAFRPNRSQRRARTACAHLRVEVDVPRVDEERLALYRAWHSERESSRDWEPSPLTVREYSLQFAFPHPSAREVAFYDDSPEDGPRLVALGICDETPRAWSAVYFFYDPAYAELSLGTANVVFQVELARARGIPHVYLGYRVQACASLRYKGSFRPHELLTSRPALDAPPEWAPARAESPREPDTSG; encoded by the coding sequence ATGGCCCGCCTGATGGCACATGAAGTCGAAGCGCCCCGCCCGTGCAGCTACCTGCCGGAGCGGGAGGCGTCGCTGGAGAATCTGGTGATGCGGGACGTGTCGCCGGAGGAGTACGAGCACCTCCTGGTGCGCGGGTGGCGGCGCTTTGGCCCGGTGTACTTCCGGCCCGCGTGTGCCGCGTGCCACGAGTGTGTCTCCCTGCGTGTCCCGGTGGACGCGTTCCGCCCCAACCGCAGTCAGCGCCGGGCCCGGACCGCGTGTGCGCATCTGCGCGTGGAGGTGGATGTGCCGCGCGTGGACGAGGAGCGCCTGGCGCTCTACCGGGCCTGGCACTCGGAGCGGGAGTCGTCGCGGGACTGGGAGCCGTCGCCGCTCACCGTGCGCGAGTACTCGCTCCAGTTCGCCTTCCCGCATCCGTCCGCGCGCGAGGTGGCCTTCTACGACGACAGCCCGGAGGACGGCCCGCGGTTGGTGGCGCTGGGCATCTGCGACGAGACGCCCCGCGCGTGGAGCGCGGTGTACTTCTTCTACGACCCGGCCTACGCGGAGCTCTCCCTGGGCACGGCGAACGTGGTGTTCCAGGTGGAGCTGGCGCGGGCCCGGGGAATCCCCCACGTGTACCTGGGCTACCGCGTCCAGGCGTGCGCGTCGCTGCGCTACAAGGGCTCGTTCCGCCCCCATGAGCTCTTGACGTCGCGCCCCGCGCTCGACGCGCCTCCCGAGTGGGCTCCCGCGCGGGCCGAGTCCCCGCGCGAGCCGGACACGTCGGGCTGA
- a CDS encoding glycosyltransferase yields the protein MLVPVPREATKDSRRKRVLFTLVFLGSGGIERSVCNVMAGLDPGRFATRLFFHHRPPPDREDRLPRNAEISWATDSYDYHRQSLPLYLWHLLRHAREADVIVAGQEGRAALLACLAGRLLGKPVVGMIHFDWGAFHREQPRRQLWGLRLLYPRMQRIIACGQDTARSFQSLVPVPEGQLQVIPNFVDGDAVRAAAEAPLPEWALPIFEKPVAIAVGRLEPQKGFDVLIRSHALARQRGVDHHLLILGVGSLEAELKALARSLGVESTVFMPGFAPNPHVLMRRSAVFALSSRFEGLPMVLLEALALGCPVVSTDCPSGPAEVLEHGRHGVLVPVEDAEALAEALGRVVRDEGHRQALSQKARARAEELSSARALAAWDSLLSSL from the coding sequence ATGCTGGTACCTGTGCCGCGAGAAGCCACGAAAGACTCCCGCCGCAAGCGCGTTCTCTTCACACTGGTCTTCCTGGGCTCCGGAGGCATCGAGCGCTCGGTGTGCAACGTGATGGCGGGACTGGACCCTGGGCGTTTCGCCACCCGGTTGTTCTTTCATCACCGCCCCCCTCCGGACCGGGAGGATCGGCTGCCGCGAAATGCCGAGATTTCCTGGGCCACTGATTCTTACGACTATCACAGGCAGAGTCTGCCCCTGTATCTCTGGCACCTGCTGCGTCATGCGCGCGAGGCGGATGTCATCGTCGCGGGGCAGGAGGGGCGGGCGGCGCTCCTGGCGTGTCTGGCGGGGAGGCTGTTGGGCAAGCCCGTGGTGGGGATGATTCATTTCGACTGGGGTGCGTTTCATCGTGAGCAGCCCCGGCGTCAGCTCTGGGGCCTGCGGCTTCTTTATCCACGCATGCAGCGCATCATCGCTTGCGGCCAGGACACGGCCCGCTCGTTCCAATCCCTGGTTCCCGTGCCGGAGGGTCAACTCCAGGTCATCCCCAACTTCGTGGACGGCGACGCGGTGCGCGCGGCCGCCGAGGCGCCTTTGCCTGAATGGGCGCTCCCCATCTTCGAGAAGCCCGTGGCCATCGCCGTGGGCCGGCTGGAGCCTCAGAAGGGCTTCGACGTCCTCATCCGGAGTCATGCCCTGGCCCGGCAGCGGGGCGTGGACCACCACCTGCTCATCCTCGGGGTGGGTTCGTTGGAGGCCGAACTGAAGGCCCTGGCGCGTTCGCTGGGGGTGGAGTCCACCGTCTTCATGCCGGGGTTCGCGCCCAATCCGCACGTGTTGATGCGCCGGTCGGCGGTGTTCGCGCTGTCCTCCCGGTTCGAGGGCCTGCCCATGGTGCTCCTGGAGGCGCTCGCGCTGGGGTGTCCGGTGGTCAGCACGGACTGTCCCTCGGGGCCGGCGGAGGTGTTGGAGCATGGCCGGCACGGGGTGTTGGTGCCGGTGGAGGACGCCGAGGCGCTGGCGGAGGCGTTGGGGCGTGTCGTCCGCGACGAGGGGCACCGCCAGGCGCTGTCCCAGAAGGCCCGGGCGAGAGCGGAGGAGCTGTCCTCGGCCAGGGCCCTGGCGGCGTGGGACTCCCTGCTGTCGTCCCTCTGA
- a CDS encoding glycosyltransferase family 2 protein produces MSAIDVSVVMPTHRREKEVVEAIRSVLRQEGVQVEVIVLDDTPEGTARAAVEALGDSRVRYVVNDPPSKGRPAVVRNHGVTLAKGRYLHFLDDDDMLADGALHAMVSALDARPQAGVAVGWVVPFGDDADWLKDKSEYFQWAAKVGASTPSSLWTVAHILFRGTLYVNSACMIRREHFAALGGFDASIPVYEDVDFYLRGIRAYGHVYVDRPILHYRTGRPSLMHNLGKDGTLVMQSNEMIHGKYRQTNGMLEYRMLQFFMRAFPFGLTKRLPTLWLPKPGRVP; encoded by the coding sequence ATGTCCGCAATCGATGTCTCCGTGGTGATGCCCACCCACCGGAGAGAAAAGGAAGTGGTGGAGGCCATCCGCTCGGTGCTCCGCCAAGAGGGGGTCCAGGTGGAGGTCATCGTCCTGGATGACACGCCCGAGGGCACCGCGCGAGCCGCCGTGGAGGCGCTGGGCGACTCACGCGTGCGCTACGTGGTGAACGACCCGCCGTCCAAGGGGCGCCCCGCGGTGGTGCGCAACCACGGCGTGACGTTGGCCAAGGGCCGCTACCTGCACTTCCTGGACGACGACGACATGCTCGCGGACGGGGCGCTGCACGCGATGGTGAGCGCGCTGGACGCGCGTCCCCAGGCGGGTGTTGCGGTGGGTTGGGTGGTGCCGTTCGGCGACGACGCGGACTGGCTCAAGGACAAGAGCGAATACTTCCAGTGGGCCGCCAAGGTGGGCGCCAGCACGCCCAGCAGCCTGTGGACGGTGGCGCACATCCTCTTCCGCGGCACGCTGTATGTGAATTCAGCGTGCATGATTCGGCGCGAGCACTTCGCGGCGCTGGGCGGCTTCGACGCCAGCATCCCCGTCTACGAGGACGTGGACTTCTACCTGCGCGGCATCCGCGCCTACGGCCACGTGTACGTCGACCGGCCCATCCTGCACTACCGCACGGGCCGGCCGTCGCTGATGCACAACCTGGGCAAGGACGGCACGCTGGTGATGCAGTCCAATGAGATGATTCACGGCAAGTACCGCCAGACGAACGGCATGTTGGAGTACCGCATGCTGCAGTTCTTCATGCGGGCGTTTCCCTTCGGCCTCACCAAGCGTCTGCCGACCCTGTGGTTGCCGAAGCCGGGCCGGGTGCCATGA
- a CDS encoding pyridoxal-dependent decarboxylase: protein MSFKSRFVGSAKRQVKQTLRPMLQRAMAPARTEIPPSYWGLERRPGQGLCLEGVPLKELVERWGSPLHVVHLAALRRNVERFQAVPPGCTAGCEVYYSYKTNPVPGILSVMHGLGVGAEIISAYELWLALKLGVPADRIVYNGPVKSEASVRESISRGIQLLAANHPEELGTFARIAAEVGKRPRVALRVSTDSGWAAQFGTPIAGGAALRAYAQARASSHLNVVGLHAHRGATIRTEGEFTGFVEAVLAFTDTLHQELGLDLEVLDLGGSLCTPSVEHIAERDWRLNLTFFRDVPAPDPTQAMGISRYVSLAVEMVESHYARRGRRRPRIFLEPGRAMTGDTQLLLGRVHTLKAGEDRTWAVLDMGVNHAECVRNEYHQLFHVDRPDAPASRVYTVVGPICTPGDTLYHAKRLPDLAPGDTLAIMDAGAYFVPFATSFSYPQPAIIALEEDGSERLLRRAETFEDQVALDAVDPVQTPRASQDKPEAA from the coding sequence ATGAGCTTCAAGAGCCGTTTCGTGGGGAGCGCCAAGCGTCAGGTGAAGCAGACGCTCAGGCCCATGCTCCAGCGGGCCATGGCCCCCGCGCGCACGGAGATTCCCCCGTCGTACTGGGGACTCGAGCGGCGGCCGGGACAGGGCCTGTGCCTGGAGGGTGTGCCGCTCAAGGAGCTGGTGGAGCGGTGGGGTTCGCCGCTGCACGTGGTGCACCTGGCCGCGCTGCGCCGCAACGTGGAGCGCTTCCAGGCGGTGCCGCCAGGGTGCACGGCGGGCTGCGAGGTCTACTACTCATACAAGACGAACCCGGTGCCGGGAATCCTCTCGGTGATGCACGGGCTGGGCGTGGGCGCCGAAATCATCTCCGCCTATGAGCTGTGGCTCGCGCTGAAGCTGGGCGTCCCCGCCGACCGCATCGTCTACAACGGCCCGGTGAAGTCAGAGGCCTCCGTGCGCGAGTCCATCAGCCGGGGCATCCAGCTGCTGGCCGCCAACCACCCGGAGGAGTTGGGCACCTTCGCGCGCATCGCCGCGGAGGTGGGCAAGCGGCCTCGCGTGGCGCTGCGGGTGAGCACGGACAGCGGCTGGGCGGCGCAGTTCGGCACGCCCATCGCCGGGGGCGCGGCGCTGCGGGCGTACGCGCAGGCCCGGGCCTCCTCGCACCTGAACGTGGTGGGCCTGCACGCGCACCGGGGCGCCACCATCCGCACCGAGGGCGAGTTCACCGGCTTCGTGGAGGCAGTGCTGGCCTTCACGGACACGCTGCATCAGGAGCTGGGGCTGGACCTGGAGGTGCTGGATCTGGGCGGCAGCCTCTGCACGCCCTCGGTGGAGCACATCGCCGAGCGCGACTGGCGGCTCAACCTCACCTTCTTCCGGGACGTGCCCGCGCCGGACCCGACGCAGGCGATGGGAATCTCCCGCTACGTCTCGCTCGCGGTGGAGATGGTGGAGTCGCACTACGCGCGCCGAGGGCGTCGGCGTCCCCGTATCTTCCTGGAGCCGGGCCGCGCCATGACGGGAGACACGCAGCTCCTGCTGGGGCGCGTGCACACGCTCAAGGCCGGTGAGGACCGGACGTGGGCGGTGCTCGACATGGGCGTCAACCATGCCGAGTGCGTGCGCAACGAGTACCACCAGCTCTTCCACGTGGACCGGCCGGACGCGCCCGCCTCGCGGGTGTACACGGTGGTGGGCCCCATCTGCACGCCGGGGGACACGCTGTACCACGCGAAGCGGCTGCCGGACCTGGCCCCGGGCGACACGCTGGCCATCATGGACGCGGGCGCCTACTTCGTGCCCTTCGCCACGTCCTTCTCGTATCCCCAGCCCGCCATCATCGCGCTGGAAGAGGACGGTTCGGAGCGGCTGCTCCGGCGAGCGGAGACGTTCGAGGACCAGGTGGCGCTCGACGCGGTGGACCCGGTGCAGACGCCCCGGGCCTCGCAGGACAAGCCCGAAGCCGCGTGA